In Sulfuracidifex metallicus DSM 6482 = JCM 9184, a single window of DNA contains:
- a CDS encoding ATP-binding protein codes for MLFDPRPKEKLKDIFDRENEVELLKRSLDSPLIIISGLRRTGKTSLVKSVLNEVKAIHIFLDMRRFENREYIVYKDFLGVLEREVNSITKKWKGVLDHFKAVKGVSVAGMSLSFSWGKERTEFSDVLSSLNDWANEKGRNVTVVIDEAQELMKLKGYDVLPSIAYAFDNLRNVNFIITGSEVRVKTKFLKLEKENSPLYGRAHVEVNVNTFDKETSIKFLEKGFEEQGINFRKGEEVYEGLGGNPGWLTYYGYVYVKEGDGQAMEYTRMYARKLLSKELCDFLVEGGRLGSKERYLRVLETCKSGCSWKDIKNALEALEGREVNDGTVHTILQNLLDYSFLVLEGKGKYFLADPLMKELNDVRCSGL; via the coding sequence ATGTTGTTCGATCCTAGACCTAAGGAGAAATTGAAAGATATATTTGACAGGGAAAATGAGGTAGAGCTACTCAAGAGATCCCTGGACTCTCCACTTATAATAATATCGGGTTTGAGGAGGACTGGTAAGACATCTCTAGTTAAATCAGTCCTCAACGAAGTCAAGGCAATCCACATCTTCCTGGACATGAGAAGGTTTGAAAATAGGGAATACATAGTATACAAGGACTTTCTAGGCGTGTTGGAAAGGGAAGTAAACTCCATAACTAAAAAATGGAAAGGAGTTTTAGATCACTTCAAAGCTGTAAAGGGAGTGAGCGTAGCGGGAATGTCATTAAGCTTCAGCTGGGGAAAGGAAAGGACAGAGTTCTCAGACGTGCTTTCCTCGTTAAACGACTGGGCTAATGAAAAAGGTAGGAATGTGACTGTGGTCATAGACGAGGCGCAGGAGTTGATGAAACTAAAAGGGTACGACGTCCTCCCCTCCATAGCTTACGCTTTCGATAACCTAAGGAACGTGAACTTCATTATAACGGGATCCGAGGTGAGGGTGAAGACTAAATTCTTGAAGCTAGAAAAAGAGAATTCTCCTCTTTATGGTAGGGCACATGTAGAGGTCAACGTTAATACTTTCGATAAGGAAACGTCAATCAAGTTCCTTGAAAAGGGATTCGAGGAACAAGGAATCAATTTCAGGAAAGGGGAGGAGGTTTATGAGGGGTTGGGAGGTAACCCTGGCTGGCTAACTTACTATGGATACGTATACGTAAAGGAAGGGGACGGACAAGCTATGGAGTACACTAGGATGTATGCTAGGAAATTGTTATCTAAAGAGCTATGCGACTTTCTGGTTGAGGGAGGAAGGTTGGGATCCAAGGAAAGGTATCTCAGAGTATTGGAGACTTGTAAGTCAGGATGCTCATGGAAGGACATCAAGAACGCTCTTGAGGCACTTGAGGGCAGGGAAGTAAACGACGGTACAGTTCACACTATACTTCAGAATCTGCTGGATTACTCTTTCCTCGTTTTGGAGGGAAAAGGGAAGTACTTCCTTGCAGACCCCCTTATGAAGGAGTTGAATGATGTGAGGTGCTCGGGTCTATAA